One window of Solwaraspora sp. WMMA2056 genomic DNA carries:
- a CDS encoding LamG-like jellyroll fold domain-containing protein, whose translation MRRAIGRASRRIAIVTLLLFGLTVAVPAGAVPADNWPVSWLWSWTATRPLWSAAAAALGAPAMAGPAPFTGDHHVPADATDADGGAGRAADQVAGTLPPYQPHDPAVPTTPTGVAEPGFDAATSRRDASEATARTDVYDNADGSTTVRTYSRPVNYRAGDGSWRPIDTGLVRRADGRLHMRANSLQVSVADATGDTDLGVLALPGGQRVAYELSGAADVDAEVDGNTATYRGILPHTDLELITFDAGLKETLILHSPQAQSTWTFPLNLTGLTPRLTAEGWVELVDSGGTPRAWFPRGFMEDSNVHPQSGAPAQSPDVDFAIVELPDGGQALQVTADRAWLDDPARVYPVRVDPTATTGTTGDVYVDSDTLTTNHNGDNLPVGTYDGGGVKARSFIHFDEFDDDGFLGKRITAANLKLYLTWTYSCTEHRAFNVHRVNQAWTVANLSTASHPGPDISAPIGSLTVTNNYPSCQNSDGVRSIGKWVTVPLNVATFNDWSTGGVNEGLALTASETDSDGWKRFTSANYGGGAYKPYVELTYTNNVAPQVNVRYPANNAVTPTLTPELLVRAKDPDNWPNKGFTYNYVVYDATGTTTVANSGWVASPSWRVPTGTLAWNKTYLYTVRVYDKAGYSAVYPAYAFTTGVPQPTLASNLSQNAGKGYDPGIGNYTTSATDATVATVGPSLTITRNYNSLDTRRTSAFGTGWSSLLDVRATAVPDAAGSVQSVLVTYPTGQDIAFGRNANGTFTAPSGRFATFTETRSGSTLIGYTLTDKDASVYTFGQSAGGGVFRLTAVTDANGRTLTIEYTNGLASRVVSAAGRSLWLTWSTPAGSAHPHVATVATDPAQPGIPASAETWQYGYGPDDTLVQVCPPTGPSACHGYQHTSISAYANTVLDTGPYSYWPLSEPSGASVARSAVLANAGIDNARYAAVNLGQPATRPGSTATVAAFDGTSSYLQLPGDLVADGQYQTVSMWFRTTAVNGVLFGYSAAPVTAGTTPTTYVPALYVGSDGKLRGQFWQGNAAAAITTAAPVNDGNWHHVALAGAGSTQTLYLDGVAQGSLGGIIMQLPDNADNIHVGAGFIGGNWPGHQNSGVSPAAASYFSGSISDVAFHNQALPAATVAALHTAGTRTHPVLSQVTRPSGGVTAQVTYQGSTGRVATVTDENGGVWTMGTPTVAGSADVYAASVLGAKPADYWRFGEVSATEAVNQVDGGVATFNQVTLGAAGPFAGATAASFNGSDSYVELPPERIVGTGPASVSMWFKMPTASTAGSILYSFQTNSITSGVAGGERIPALYVGADGKLRGKWCWCLGTNPPITTAGSVRDGSWHHVALTLSGSTQRMYLDGDLVGTLNLAGQATTAAHAYLGAGLTPGTWPSLSGSVSYFPGQIAEAAFFTSELSQAQVTAHYAASQQTAPVAITMISGVATAIPMPVSQIAVTGPTGETVSYSYDLVNGGRPVAQTDALGNVTKFGYDVGGYSSLVYDPRGVWSQTFQDVRGNTKQSVSCQDQSANKCSSVYYTYYPDATTTTLTPDARNDLLLTVRDGRSTSETDNTYRTSYAYDTRGNQTTITDPLGRVTTTGYTDGTSTPAYGGGIAPAGLPTRVTTPGGAVQTVEYYANGDLAQVTDPGGKVTRFTYDGLGRTLTETELSDTFPAGLTTTYTYDAAGRVATETAPAVTNRVTGAVHTARTTYGYDADGNVLTETTADLTGGDSPRTEQHTYNQYGQQVTSTTPGGTVTTLGYDAYGRVVTETDHDGGVTTNEYDAEGNLLTTTVVGFTGDPDDPQPATDVLISAKSYDPAGRLAAETDPMGWTTEYTYTDNGLIAEVVRTDGTSSFVVESNEYDAAGNLVREVSDDGATVVTHTFDAAGRQTSTTVDPDGLKRTTHYGYDADDNVVTERQTDAGGATVGFSETLYDPAGEVIADTEYPSTALTPVARWRLDETTGGRAADSAGNNPGTVADGTWTTGHGGAAGFNGTSSVIETDSPAIDTGRSFTVTGWLYLADNGALRKAISAPGDQQDAFDLTYDQPTNRWRFRTIGVDVTNPTSTTVRSTSTPAVNTWTHLAGVYDAAAGTMTLYVNGTAQGSSAVARPFTARGPLVIGAGKWNGLRDNYWPGEISDVQAYQKALTPAEVAAVHGGTAPAADAHVVRESYRVDDNGEVVAVTDANSHTTYVTYDEDGNAVKTTAPAAYAQSVDSPSPVLANAVSWVGYNTFGEVTDTLDPSGNWSVTSYDADGRAVGEQLPAYTPPGSTTPITPEITHSYDASGQLASVTDPFGETTEYTYDQLGRLTKVVTPNDGTTRYTYNLAGDLLSTTDPTGAVATSTYDYLGRQVTSTDVVRQTGTNHTTTYSYGPGGRLAQVTGPTGVTTAATYNAVGQPLAVTDGAGNITRYAYDGAGRAVRTTLPDDTYTTTSYDLTGRVLATAVHNAAGTQLSVETTGYDRAGNVVAATDARGTTATFEYDATGALTRHTQPISGSDEIVTTFGYDLSGNRTRFTDGRGNVFWTGYNPWHLPEKQIEPSTTAHPSAADRTFSVAYDAAGRPVTQYLPGGVTISSEYDEMGQLLRQEGAGAEATTVDRVFDYDLGGRMTEFSGGGGTNTISYDDRDLPLSISGPVGNSSFTYNAAGQLASRQDAAGTTSYGYDTAGRLASLTNPTAGVAMGYTYNALSQVSQITYGGTGNRRQFSFDAQHRLTGDTLKTSGGTQIAAIGYGWDANDNLVSKTTTGFGGAAVTNTYSYDLADRLTSWNNGSATVVYAYDKSGNRVQNGSKLFSYDQRNRLLTADGTAYTYTARGTLATAGTVTTTTDAFGQVHSQQPAGGGPARTYDYDALGRAVRPGFAYTGAGNHLAADDGASYVRGPSGEVVAGTAGGTQRLMWTDLHTDVVGQFTATGASLSGAATYDPLGKVVASTGVIGSLGFQSEWTDAVTSRVNMHARWYNTDTGQFDTRDTASNGPVPDSIAANRYQYGDGTPLTTIDPTGHWGNPFKAAAKAVSKATSKVSSATRRAVSSVSSYSSAAYQKAKTVTKAAAKKVTTVAKKTVNQVKAKAAAVKTKVKKTYAKAKQAVKKKVNQAKKYVAQKAAKAKQKVKQTVAKVKQAAKKVAAKATRVVKKTVSVVKDAANATKKWVVEHKDTILEVAAIAGAVVAGLACTAVTAGVGAVACMVGAGALINLAKDVAQGDIHSVGDALGSLTTGAVMGLAGGAGGMIAAKIGTAVAAKAGSGITARLAGDAVENGVSDIISQAATTGRVDVKAAALGMVPGLNLIGRKGGGAGPARAPPGRGGSTAGPSASSGRGGSGPGCRTHSFAPDTRVLMADGTTRAIADINIGDQVVATDPVSGTSLPKPVTQLHRNTDRELTDVQVRTSDGTSTVVETTPNHPFWDEDRQAWVDAGDLTPGTQLRVAGHGEVTVVAVETRRDEREMRDLTVAHTHTYHVIAGDHPVLVHNNNASCDVPTLKGYAQQIREAGDHPAAVNQRVIAVGQDEAGNLVAGSSNGFDAGQAAAADALGIRRVPSRRGRHAEENLIADNDGSMWPLKRVGTDARTPCGPAEHNCARQLTDRGIEHG comes from the coding sequence ATGCGCCGTGCCATCGGTCGTGCGTCCCGTCGGATCGCCATCGTCACGCTGCTGCTGTTCGGGCTGACCGTCGCCGTGCCGGCCGGTGCCGTGCCGGCCGACAACTGGCCGGTCTCCTGGCTCTGGTCATGGACGGCGACCCGTCCGCTGTGGTCGGCTGCGGCGGCCGCGCTCGGTGCGCCGGCGATGGCCGGACCGGCACCGTTCACCGGTGACCATCACGTCCCGGCTGACGCGACCGACGCCGACGGCGGTGCCGGTCGGGCCGCCGACCAGGTGGCCGGCACGCTGCCGCCGTACCAGCCGCACGACCCGGCGGTCCCGACCACCCCGACCGGTGTCGCCGAGCCCGGCTTCGACGCGGCGACCAGCCGCCGGGACGCCAGCGAAGCCACCGCCCGGACCGACGTGTACGACAACGCCGACGGGTCGACCACGGTGCGCACCTACAGCCGGCCGGTCAACTACCGGGCCGGGGACGGCAGTTGGCGCCCGATCGACACGGGCCTGGTCAGGCGTGCCGACGGTCGGCTGCACATGCGGGCGAACAGCCTGCAGGTCAGCGTCGCCGACGCCACCGGGGACACCGACCTGGGTGTGCTGGCGCTGCCCGGCGGGCAACGCGTCGCCTACGAGCTGTCCGGCGCGGCCGACGTCGACGCCGAGGTCGACGGCAACACCGCCACCTACCGGGGCATCCTGCCGCACACCGACCTCGAGTTGATCACGTTCGACGCCGGGCTCAAGGAGACCCTGATCCTGCATTCACCGCAGGCCCAGTCGACCTGGACGTTCCCGCTGAACCTGACCGGCCTGACCCCTCGGCTCACCGCCGAAGGTTGGGTGGAGCTGGTCGACTCCGGAGGTACGCCACGCGCCTGGTTCCCGCGTGGCTTCATGGAGGACAGCAACGTCCACCCGCAGTCCGGCGCACCCGCGCAGTCACCCGACGTCGACTTCGCCATCGTCGAGCTGCCCGACGGCGGCCAGGCACTGCAGGTCACCGCCGACCGGGCCTGGCTCGACGACCCGGCCCGGGTCTACCCGGTCCGGGTGGACCCGACCGCCACCACCGGCACCACCGGCGACGTGTACGTCGACAGCGACACCCTCACCACCAACCACAACGGCGACAACCTGCCGGTCGGCACCTACGACGGTGGCGGGGTCAAGGCCCGCTCGTTCATCCACTTCGACGAGTTCGACGACGACGGCTTCCTCGGCAAGCGGATCACCGCCGCCAACCTGAAGCTCTACCTGACCTGGACCTACAGCTGCACGGAGCATCGGGCCTTCAACGTGCACCGGGTCAACCAGGCGTGGACGGTCGCGAACCTGTCCACGGCCAGCCACCCCGGGCCGGACATCTCCGCCCCGATCGGCTCGCTGACCGTCACCAACAACTACCCGTCCTGCCAGAACAGCGACGGTGTCCGCAGTATCGGCAAATGGGTGACGGTGCCGCTCAACGTCGCCACCTTCAACGACTGGTCCACCGGCGGCGTCAACGAAGGTCTGGCGCTGACCGCCTCGGAGACCGACTCGGACGGCTGGAAGCGGTTCACCTCCGCCAACTACGGCGGCGGCGCCTACAAGCCGTACGTCGAACTGACCTACACCAACAACGTCGCGCCGCAGGTCAACGTCCGCTACCCGGCGAACAACGCGGTCACCCCGACGCTCACCCCGGAACTGCTGGTGCGGGCCAAGGACCCGGACAACTGGCCGAACAAGGGGTTCACCTACAACTACGTCGTCTACGACGCCACCGGGACCACGACCGTGGCCAACTCCGGCTGGGTGGCCAGCCCGTCGTGGCGGGTGCCGACCGGCACCCTGGCCTGGAACAAGACCTACCTGTACACGGTCCGGGTCTACGACAAGGCCGGCTACAGCGCCGTCTACCCGGCGTACGCGTTCACGACCGGCGTACCGCAACCCACCCTGGCCAGCAACCTCAGCCAGAACGCCGGCAAGGGCTACGACCCGGGCATCGGCAACTACACCACCTCGGCGACCGACGCGACCGTCGCCACCGTCGGCCCGTCGCTGACCATCACCCGCAACTACAACAGCCTGGACACCCGGCGTACGTCGGCCTTCGGCACCGGCTGGTCGAGTCTGCTCGACGTACGCGCCACCGCCGTGCCCGACGCCGCCGGCAGCGTCCAGTCGGTGCTGGTCACCTACCCGACCGGGCAGGACATCGCGTTCGGCCGCAACGCCAACGGCACCTTCACCGCCCCGTCCGGCCGGTTCGCCACCTTCACCGAGACCCGCAGCGGCTCGACCCTGATCGGCTACACCCTGACCGACAAGGACGCCTCGGTCTACACGTTCGGGCAGTCCGCCGGCGGCGGAGTGTTCCGGCTGACCGCGGTGACCGACGCCAACGGTCGCACCCTGACCATCGAGTACACCAACGGACTGGCCAGCCGGGTCGTCAGCGCCGCCGGCCGGTCGCTGTGGCTGACCTGGTCCACCCCGGCCGGCTCGGCCCACCCGCACGTCGCGACCGTCGCCACCGACCCGGCACAGCCGGGCATCCCGGCCAGCGCCGAGACCTGGCAGTACGGCTACGGGCCTGACGACACCCTGGTGCAGGTCTGTCCGCCGACCGGCCCGAGCGCCTGTCACGGCTATCAGCACACCAGCATCTCCGCGTACGCCAACACCGTGCTGGACACCGGACCGTACTCGTACTGGCCGCTGTCGGAGCCGTCCGGGGCGAGCGTGGCCCGCAGCGCCGTCCTCGCCAACGCCGGCATCGACAACGCCCGGTACGCCGCCGTCAACCTCGGCCAGCCGGCGACCCGCCCCGGTTCGACGGCCACCGTCGCCGCGTTCGACGGCACCTCGTCGTACCTGCAGTTGCCGGGTGACCTGGTCGCGGACGGCCAGTACCAGACGGTCAGCATGTGGTTCCGGACCACCGCCGTCAACGGGGTGCTGTTCGGTTACAGCGCGGCGCCGGTCACCGCCGGCACCACGCCCACCACCTACGTGCCGGCCCTGTACGTCGGCAGTGACGGCAAGCTGCGGGGACAGTTCTGGCAGGGCAACGCCGCCGCCGCGATCACCACCGCCGCGCCGGTCAACGACGGCAACTGGCACCACGTGGCGCTGGCCGGGGCCGGCAGCACCCAGACCCTGTACCTCGACGGCGTCGCCCAGGGCAGCCTCGGCGGCATCATCATGCAGTTGCCCGACAACGCCGACAACATCCACGTCGGTGCCGGCTTCATCGGCGGCAACTGGCCGGGCCACCAGAACAGCGGGGTCAGCCCGGCGGCGGCCAGCTACTTCTCCGGCTCGATCTCCGATGTGGCGTTCCACAACCAGGCGTTGCCGGCGGCGACCGTCGCCGCGCTGCACACCGCCGGCACCCGCACCCATCCGGTGCTGTCGCAGGTGACCCGGCCGTCCGGCGGTGTCACCGCACAGGTCACCTACCAGGGCAGCACCGGCCGGGTCGCCACCGTCACCGACGAGAACGGCGGTGTCTGGACGATGGGCACCCCGACGGTGGCCGGCAGCGCCGACGTGTACGCCGCGTCGGTGCTCGGTGCCAAACCGGCCGACTACTGGCGGTTCGGCGAGGTGTCGGCCACCGAGGCGGTCAACCAGGTCGACGGGGGCGTCGCCACCTTCAACCAGGTGACCCTCGGGGCGGCGGGTCCGTTCGCCGGTGCCACCGCCGCCTCCTTCAACGGCAGCGACTCGTACGTCGAGTTGCCGCCGGAACGCATCGTCGGCACCGGTCCGGCGTCGGTGTCGATGTGGTTCAAGATGCCCACGGCCAGCACCGCCGGCAGCATCCTCTACAGCTTCCAGACCAACTCGATCACCAGCGGTGTCGCCGGCGGCGAACGGATCCCGGCGCTCTACGTCGGGGCCGACGGCAAACTGCGCGGCAAATGGTGCTGGTGTCTGGGCACCAACCCGCCGATCACCACCGCCGGCAGTGTCCGGGACGGCAGTTGGCACCACGTCGCGTTGACCCTGTCCGGCAGCACCCAGCGGATGTACCTCGACGGAGACCTCGTCGGCACACTGAACCTGGCCGGTCAGGCCACGACCGCAGCGCACGCCTACCTCGGCGCCGGGCTTACCCCGGGCACCTGGCCGTCGCTGTCGGGATCGGTCAGCTACTTCCCGGGGCAGATCGCCGAAGCGGCCTTCTTCACCAGCGAGCTCAGCCAGGCGCAGGTCACCGCCCACTACGCCGCGTCGCAGCAGACCGCGCCGGTCGCCATCACGATGATCTCCGGGGTGGCCACCGCGATCCCGATGCCGGTGTCGCAGATCGCGGTCACCGGACCCACCGGCGAAACGGTGTCCTACAGCTACGACCTGGTCAACGGCGGCCGGCCGGTGGCGCAGACCGACGCGCTCGGCAACGTCACCAAGTTCGGCTACGACGTCGGCGGCTACAGCAGTCTCGTCTACGACCCCCGTGGCGTGTGGTCGCAGACGTTCCAGGACGTCCGCGGCAACACCAAGCAGAGCGTCAGCTGTCAGGACCAGTCGGCGAACAAATGCTCGTCGGTGTACTACACCTACTATCCGGACGCGACGACCACGACGCTGACCCCGGACGCCCGCAACGACCTGCTGCTCACCGTCCGCGACGGCCGGTCGACGTCGGAGACCGACAACACGTACCGCACGTCGTACGCCTACGACACCCGGGGCAACCAGACGACCATCACCGACCCGCTGGGCCGGGTCACCACCACCGGCTACACCGACGGCACCAGCACCCCCGCGTACGGCGGTGGGATCGCCCCGGCGGGCCTGCCGACCCGGGTCACCACCCCGGGCGGCGCGGTGCAGACCGTCGAGTACTACGCCAACGGCGACCTCGCCCAGGTCACCGACCCGGGCGGCAAGGTCACCCGGTTCACGTACGACGGGTTGGGTCGCACCCTGACCGAGACGGAGCTCAGCGACACCTTCCCGGCCGGGCTGACCACGACCTACACCTACGACGCCGCCGGCCGGGTGGCGACCGAGACCGCCCCGGCGGTCACCAACCGGGTCACCGGCGCGGTGCACACCGCCCGCACCACCTACGGCTACGACGCCGACGGCAACGTCCTCACCGAGACCACCGCCGACCTGACCGGCGGCGACTCGCCCCGCACCGAGCAGCACACCTACAACCAGTACGGCCAGCAGGTCACCTCCACCACCCCCGGCGGCACGGTCACCACCCTCGGCTACGACGCGTACGGCCGGGTCGTCACCGAGACCGACCACGACGGCGGCGTCACCACCAATGAGTACGACGCCGAAGGCAACCTGCTGACCACGACGGTGGTCGGCTTCACCGGCGACCCGGACGACCCGCAGCCCGCCACCGACGTGCTGATCTCGGCGAAGTCGTACGACCCGGCCGGGCGGCTCGCGGCCGAGACCGACCCGATGGGCTGGACCACCGAGTACACGTACACCGACAACGGGCTGATCGCCGAGGTCGTCCGCACCGACGGCACCTCGTCGTTCGTGGTCGAGTCGAATGAGTACGACGCGGCCGGCAACCTGGTCCGTGAGGTCAGCGACGACGGCGCCACGGTCGTCACGCACACGTTCGACGCCGCCGGGCGGCAGACGTCGACCACCGTCGACCCGGACGGGCTCAAGCGCACCACCCACTACGGCTACGACGCCGACGACAACGTGGTCACCGAGCGGCAGACCGACGCCGGTGGTGCCACGGTCGGCTTCTCCGAAACCCTGTACGACCCGGCCGGCGAGGTCATCGCCGACACCGAGTACCCGTCGACGGCGCTGACCCCGGTGGCCCGCTGGCGGCTCGACGAGACCACCGGCGGCCGGGCCGCCGACTCGGCCGGCAACAACCCCGGCACGGTCGCCGACGGCACCTGGACGACCGGCCACGGCGGTGCCGCCGGCTTCAACGGCACCAGCTCGGTCATCGAGACCGACAGCCCGGCGATCGACACCGGCCGCAGCTTCACCGTCACCGGCTGGCTGTACCTGGCCGACAACGGTGCACTCCGCAAGGCGATCTCCGCGCCCGGCGACCAGCAGGACGCCTTCGACCTGACCTACGACCAGCCGACCAACCGGTGGCGGTTCCGCACCATCGGCGTCGACGTGACCAACCCGACCAGCACCACCGTACGGTCGACCAGCACGCCGGCGGTGAACACCTGGACCCACCTGGCCGGGGTGTACGACGCCGCCGCCGGCACCATGACCCTCTACGTCAACGGCACCGCGCAGGGCAGCTCCGCCGTGGCCCGGCCGTTCACCGCCCGTGGCCCGCTGGTCATCGGCGCCGGCAAGTGGAACGGGCTGCGCGACAACTACTGGCCCGGCGAGATCAGCGACGTGCAGGCGTACCAGAAGGCGTTGACGCCCGCCGAGGTCGCCGCCGTGCACGGCGGCACCGCGCCCGCCGCTGACGCCCACGTGGTGCGGGAAAGCTACCGGGTCGACGACAACGGCGAGGTCGTCGCGGTCACCGACGCGAACAGCCACACCACGTACGTCACCTACGACGAGGACGGCAACGCGGTCAAGACGACCGCGCCGGCGGCGTACGCCCAGTCGGTCGACAGCCCGTCACCGGTGCTGGCCAATGCGGTCTCCTGGGTCGGCTACAACACGTTCGGGGAGGTCACCGACACCCTCGACCCGTCCGGCAACTGGTCGGTGACCAGCTACGACGCCGACGGTCGGGCGGTCGGCGAGCAGCTGCCGGCGTACACCCCGCCGGGGTCGACCACCCCGATCACCCCGGAGATCACCCACAGCTACGACGCGTCGGGGCAGTTGGCCTCGGTGACCGACCCGTTCGGCGAGACCACCGAGTACACCTACGACCAGCTGGGCCGGCTGACCAAGGTGGTCACCCCGAACGACGGCACCACCCGCTACACGTACAACCTCGCCGGTGACCTGCTGTCCACCACCGACCCGACCGGCGCGGTCGCCACCTCCACCTACGACTACCTGGGCCGGCAGGTGACCAGCACCGACGTGGTCCGGCAGACCGGCACCAACCACACCACCACGTACAGCTACGGGCCGGGGGGCCGGCTCGCCCAGGTGACCGGCCCGACCGGGGTGACCACCGCCGCGACGTACAACGCCGTCGGGCAGCCGCTGGCCGTCACCGACGGGGCCGGCAACATCACCCGGTACGCCTACGACGGGGCCGGCCGGGCGGTGCGCACCACCCTGCCCGACGACACGTACACGACGACCAGCTACGACCTGACCGGCCGGGTCCTCGCCACCGCCGTCCACAACGCGGCCGGCACCCAGCTGTCGGTGGAGACCACCGGCTACGACCGGGCCGGCAACGTCGTCGCAGCCACCGACGCGCGCGGCACGACCGCCACCTTCGAGTACGATGCCACCGGCGCGTTGACCCGGCACACCCAGCCGATCTCCGGCTCCGACGAGATCGTCACCACCTTCGGCTACGACCTGTCCGGCAACCGGACCCGGTTCACCGACGGACGCGGCAACGTGTTCTGGACCGGCTACAACCCGTGGCATCTGCCGGAGAAGCAGATCGAGCCGTCCACCACGGCGCACCCGTCGGCGGCCGACCGCACGTTCAGCGTCGCCTACGACGCCGCCGGCCGACCGGTGACCCAGTACCTGCCCGGCGGGGTCACCATCAGCAGCGAGTACGACGAGATGGGCCAGCTGCTGCGCCAGGAAGGCGCTGGCGCGGAAGCGACCACCGTGGACCGAGTCTTCGACTACGACCTCGGTGGCCGGATGACCGAGTTCTCCGGTGGCGGCGGCACCAACACGATCAGCTACGACGACCGGGACCTGCCGCTGTCGATCAGCGGCCCGGTCGGCAACTCGTCGTTCACCTACAACGCCGCCGGGCAGCTGGCCAGCCGGCAGGACGCGGCCGGCACCACCAGCTACGGCTACGACACCGCCGGGCGGCTGGCCAGCCTGACCAACCCGACCGCCGGCGTGGCGATGGGGTACACGTACAACGCGTTGTCGCAGGTCTCGCAGATCACCTACGGCGGGACCGGCAACCGTCGCCAGTTCAGCTTCGACGCCCAGCACCGGCTCACCGGCGACACGCTGAAAACCTCCGGCGGTACGCAGATCGCGGCGATCGGCTACGGCTGGGACGCCAACGACAACCTGGTCTCGAAGACGACCACCGGATTCGGTGGTGCCGCCGTCACCAACACCTACAGCTACGACCTGGCGGACCGGTTGACGTCGTGGAACAACGGCTCGGCGACGGTGGTGTACGCGTACGACAAGTCCGGTAACCGGGTGCAGAACGGCAGCAAGCTGTTCAGCTACGACCAGCGGAACCGGTTGCTGACCGCCGACGGTACGGCGTACACGTACACGGCTCGTGGCACCCTGGCCACCGCCGGCACGGTGACCACGACGACCGACGCGTTCGGTCAGGTGCACAGCCAGCAGCCCGCTGGTGGTGGTCCGGCGCGTACCTATGACTACGACGCGTTGGGTCGGGCGGTGCGGCCGGGGTTCGCGTACACGGGTGCCGGTAACCATCTGGCGGCTGATGACGGGGCGTCGTATGTGCGGGGGCCGTCGGGTGAGGTGGTGGCCGGGACGGCGGGTGGGACGCAGCGGTTGATGTGGACGGATCTGCACACCGACGTGGTGGGTCAGTTCACCGCGACGGGGGCGTCGTTGTCGGGCGCGGCGACGTACGACCCGCTCGGCAAGGTGGTGGCGAGTACCGGGGTGATCGGGAGTCTGGGGTTCCAGTCGGAGTGGACCGACGCGGTGACGTCGCGGGTGAACATGCATGCCCGCTGGTACAACACCGACACCGGGCAGTTCGACACCCGTGACACGGCCAGCAACGGTCCGGTGCCGGACTCGATCGCGGCGAACCGCTACCAGTACGGCGACGGGACGCCGTTGACGACGATCGACCCGACGGGGCACTGGGGGAACCCGTTCAAGGCGGCGGCGAAGGCGGTGTCGAAGGCGACGTCGAAGGTGTCGAGCGCGACCCGCCGGGCGGTGTCGAGCGTGTCGAGTTACAGCAGCGCCGCCTACCAGAAGGCGAAGACCGTCACGAAGGCCGCCGCGAAGAAGGTGACCACGGTGGCGAAGAAGACCGTCAACCAGGTCAAGGCGAAGGCCGCCGCGGTCAAGACGAAGGTGAAGAAGACCTACGCCAAGGCCAAACAGGCGGTGAAGAAGAAGGTCAACCAGGCCAAGAAGTACGTGGCCCAGAAGGCCGCCAAGGCGAAACAGAAGGTGAAACAGACCGTCGCCAAGGTCAAACAGGCGGCGAAGAAGGTCGCCGCGAAGGCGACGCGGGTGGTGAAGAAGACCGTCAGTGTGGTGAAGGACGCGGCGAACGCCACCAAGAAGTGGGTGGTGGAGCACAAGGACACGATCCTGGAGGTCGCCGCGATCGCCGGTGCGGTCGTCGCCGGCCTGGCGTGTACGGCGGTGACCGCTGGTGTGGGTGCGGTGGCCTGCATGGTCGGCGCCGGTGCGTTGATCAACCTGGCGAAGGATGTGGCGCAGGGCGACATCCACTCCGTCGGTGACGCCCTCGGCTCCCTCACCACCGGAGCGGTCATGGGATTGGCCGGTGGTGCGGGCGGGATGATCGCGGCGAAGATCGGCACGGCGGTCGCCGCGAAGGCAGGCTCCGGCATCACCGCCCGCCTCGCCGGCGACGCGGTCGAGAACGGCGTCTCCGACATCATCTCCCAGGCCGCCACCACCGGACGGGTGGATGTGAAAGCTGCCGCGCTCGGCATGGTCCCCGGACTCAACCTGATCGGCCGCAAGGGCGGCGGAGCAGGCCCGGCACGCGCTCCACCGGGACGCGGCGGAAGCACCGCCGGCCCATCCGCCTCAAGTGGTCGTGGCGGATCAGGACCGGGATGCCGTACGCACAGCTTCGCCCCCGACACCCGGGTGCTGATGGCCGACGGCACCACCCGCGCCATCGCCGACATCAACATCGGCGACCAGGTCGTGGCCACCGACCCGGTGTCCGGAACATCGCTACCGAAACCCGTCACCCAACTGCACCGCAACACCGACCGCGAACTCACCGACGTCCAGGTCCGCACCAGCGACGGCACCTCCACGGTGGTGGAGACGACACCGAACCACCCCTTCTGGGACGAAGACCGGCAGGCATGGGTCGACGCCGGCGACCTCACACCCGGCACCCAGCTGCGGGTGGCCGGTCACGGCGAGGTCACAGTGGTGGCGGTCGAGACACGCCGGGACGAGCGGGAGATGCGCGACCTGACAGTCGCCCACACCCACACGTACCATGTCATCGCAGGAGACCACCCCGTCCTCGTCCACAACAACAACGCGTCGTGTGATGTACCGACGCTCAAGGGCTATGCACAGCAGATTCGCGAAGCGGGTGACCATCCTGCAGCAGTCAACCAACGTGTGATCGCTGTGGGGCAGGACGAGGCAGGTAATCTGGTCGCTGGATCTAGCAATGGATTTGACGCTGGACAGGCTGCTGCGGCGGATGCGTTGGGTATTCGCCGTGTACCGAGTCGTCGAGGCAGGCATGCGGAGGAGAACTTGATCGCCGATAACGATGGATCAATGTGGCCCCTAAAGCGGGTGGGAACGGATGCACGGACACCATGTGGTCCGGCTGAACACAACTGTGCTCGGCAACTGACGGATCGCGGGATCGAACACGGATGA
- a CDS encoding DUF397 domain-containing protein translates to MTPDLDLSTAVWRKSRKSSANGGCVEVANLGQAYALRDSKNPDGPVLVFTPEEWDCFLDGAEKGEFRQL, encoded by the coding sequence GTGACCCCCGACCTCGACCTCAGCACTGCCGTCTGGCGCAAGAGCAGGAAGTCATCCGCGAACGGTGGCTGCGTCGAGGTCGCCAACCTGGGTCAGGCGTACGCGCTCCGCGACTCCAAAAACCCGGACGGCCCCGTCCTCGTCTTCACCCCCGAGGAGTGGGACTGCTTCCTGGACGGCGCAGAAAAGGGCGAGTTCCGCCAACTCTGA